Proteins from one Candidatus Korarchaeota archaeon NZ13-K genomic window:
- a CDS encoding DUF998 domain-containing protein, producing MRSKPTALALSAVCVPLASIFVAILLSPWFRWERNALSDLGHAIKSEVAPIFNLGLVTGGLLFLIFSAFYMHRRYPLTSKLMILASYFLMLIGTFDEVYGFLHFIVSLAFFIMLAFAALAYSYESGRSYPVAITLVIGISWALQLSGICECGASVPEMISVLASLIWFADALRNLRKSSSWG from the coding sequence ATGAGATCGAAGCCTACCGCCCTCGCTCTCTCGGCGGTGTGCGTTCCCCTTGCCTCAATATTCGTGGCGATACTCCTCTCGCCATGGTTCAGATGGGAGAGAAATGCGCTGAGCGATTTGGGGCATGCAATCAAGAGCGAGGTGGCTCCCATATTCAACCTGGGACTTGTGACTGGAGGTCTGCTCTTCCTGATCTTCTCAGCGTTCTACATGCACAGGAGGTATCCTCTCACATCCAAGCTGATGATACTCGCCTCCTACTTCCTGATGCTGATAGGGACCTTCGACGAGGTTTACGGGTTCCTTCACTTCATCGTCTCCCTCGCCTTCTTCATCATGCTCGCTTTCGCAGCCCTTGCCTATAGCTACGAGTCGGGGAGGAGCTATCCGGTGGCAATAACATTGGTGATAGGGATCTCATGGGCCCTCCAGCTCTCCGGAATCTGCGAGTGCGGGGCATCCGTTCCTGAGATGATATCCGTCCTAGCGTCTCTGATATGGTTCGCCGATGCCCTGAGGAACCTGCGGAAATCATCATCCTGGGGCTAG